A genomic window from Halogeometricum borinquense DSM 11551 includes:
- a CDS encoding tyrosine-type recombinase/integrase, whose protein sequence is MDELDELPVVTDASREYLNQRQLLDYRAEREAYLEWLLTFGKRPDEAVGYAPGTVKSGAYRTDRFYRFVWDQEGGYTANVTHDHADAWMKHLARGDTGATNKRNCQKAAKRLFKWRHHEHGRSEWDPDITFAADSSTNPRDYLTREERSAVREAALEYGSVPNYKSLTPTERDRWKQYLAQRFEKPKSEVGPDDWDRANGWKVPSLVWASLDAGLRPVEVKRSQVGWVDTDNAVLRIPKEESSKNRDHWVVGLQSRTAEALGNWLEEREAYPEYDDTESIWLTRKSNPYNTKTLRYLLHQLCDIADIDTTHRQMSWYTIRHSVGTYMTREEDLAATQAQLRHKSAETTMKYDQVPVEDRQDALDRMG, encoded by the coding sequence ATGGACGAATTAGACGAACTCCCCGTCGTCACCGACGCATCGAGAGAGTACCTCAACCAGCGTCAACTGCTCGACTACCGGGCCGAGCGAGAAGCGTATCTCGAATGGCTCCTCACGTTCGGAAAGAGACCGGACGAGGCGGTCGGGTACGCCCCGGGCACGGTGAAATCGGGTGCGTACCGGACGGACCGGTTCTACCGGTTCGTCTGGGACCAAGAGGGCGGGTACACGGCGAACGTCACGCACGATCACGCCGACGCGTGGATGAAGCATCTTGCACGCGGGGACACGGGCGCGACGAACAAGCGAAACTGCCAGAAAGCGGCCAAGCGGCTGTTCAAATGGCGACATCACGAGCACGGTCGCAGTGAATGGGATCCGGATATCACGTTCGCTGCCGACTCCAGTACGAACCCGCGGGACTACCTAACGCGCGAGGAGCGATCCGCGGTGCGCGAGGCAGCGCTCGAATACGGCTCCGTTCCAAATTACAAGAGCCTCACGCCGACGGAGCGAGACCGGTGGAAGCAGTATCTCGCCCAGCGATTCGAGAAACCGAAGTCGGAGGTCGGGCCCGACGACTGGGACCGCGCGAACGGGTGGAAGGTTCCGTCGCTAGTTTGGGCGAGTCTGGACGCGGGGCTTCGCCCTGTCGAAGTGAAGCGCTCGCAAGTCGGGTGGGTTGACACCGATAACGCGGTCCTCCGCATCCCGAAAGAGGAGAGCTCGAAAAATCGAGACCACTGGGTTGTCGGTCTCCAGTCCCGAACGGCCGAAGCGCTCGGCAACTGGCTCGAAGAGCGCGAGGCGTACCCGGAATACGACGATACGGAATCGATATGGCTGACTCGGAAGTCGAACCCGTATAACACGAAGACGCTTCGATACCTACTGCATCAACTCTGTGATATCGCCGACATCGACACGACTCACCGGCAAATGAGTTGGTATACGATCCGCCACTCCGTCGGAACGTACATGACCCGTGAAGAGGATCTCGCGGCCACTCAGGCACAGCTCAGGCACAAGAGCGCCGAAACGACCATGAAGTACGATCAGGTACCGGTAGAAGATCGTCAAGATGCGTTAGACCGGATGGGATAG
- a CDS encoding tyrosine-type recombinase/integrase, with the protein MSSYSADDLGESFPQLGTRQKVIFESTLEEFEQYLRSEGKNPRKEIGYAERSIGTRVSRVLQAIRWVWETDEPATEISPKQADQVIEALATDEFRRRDGERYSEGSKRKISNALVNWFRFHGSDWEPEISFNDKPAENGADPFNKAEVNSLWETSLTYKSIPKYNNLSPDERDRWRGYLAQELGKPKDEVRPADWDRVNRNWKIPSLIGTVKAAGWRPALIKRMQVHWYDSDSKTIIIPAEHAVKNNSEWSQALPEKATRPLELWIEQRANISKYDDSDHMWLTRKGNPYSSQTLNYLLNNLIEEAGITERGRKLCWYSFRHTLGTYTYEEHKDLKIVAEVLRQNSTSSAARYVHPTEELRRSAANIL; encoded by the coding sequence ATGAGTAGTTATTCTGCAGATGACTTAGGGGAGTCGTTCCCGCAGTTGGGCACGCGACAAAAGGTCATCTTCGAATCGACCCTTGAGGAGTTCGAGCAATATCTTCGTTCAGAGGGAAAGAATCCGCGAAAAGAGATCGGATATGCGGAACGGTCAATCGGAACGCGAGTCTCACGAGTACTACAAGCTATTCGGTGGGTTTGGGAGACCGATGAACCCGCCACAGAGATCTCACCGAAACAAGCGGATCAAGTGATTGAAGCGCTCGCCACTGACGAGTTCCGCCGGCGCGATGGCGAGCGCTATTCTGAGGGGAGCAAACGAAAGATTTCGAACGCACTAGTCAACTGGTTCCGATTCCACGGTTCAGACTGGGAACCTGAAATCAGCTTCAACGACAAGCCGGCTGAGAACGGAGCAGACCCGTTCAACAAAGCCGAGGTTAATTCGCTCTGGGAAACATCGCTGACCTACAAGTCCATCCCGAAATACAATAACCTCTCCCCGGACGAACGGGACCGTTGGCGGGGGTACCTCGCACAGGAACTCGGCAAACCTAAGGACGAAGTCAGACCGGCAGATTGGGACCGGGTCAACAGGAATTGGAAAATTCCGTCGCTCATCGGGACAGTAAAGGCCGCAGGATGGCGGCCAGCGCTCATCAAGCGGATGCAAGTCCACTGGTATGATTCCGATTCAAAGACGATCATCATCCCTGCAGAGCACGCGGTCAAAAACAATTCAGAGTGGAGCCAGGCTCTACCGGAAAAAGCCACTCGACCGCTTGAGTTGTGGATTGAGCAACGAGCGAACATCAGCAAATACGACGACTCTGATCACATGTGGCTCACACGGAAAGGCAACCCGTACAGCTCACAAACGCTCAACTACCTCCTCAATAACCTCATCGAGGAAGCCGGAATCACCGAACGAGGCCGAAAGCTCTGTTGGTACTCATTCAGACACACCCTCGGTACGTACACGTACGAGGAGCACAAAGACCTCAAAATCGTTGCCGAAGTGTTACGACAAAACAGTACGTCGTCAGCTGCTCGATACGTCCACCCGACTGAAGAACTCCGGCGCTCAGCAGCGAACATCCTCTGA